In Rutidosis leptorrhynchoides isolate AG116_Rl617_1_P2 chromosome 2, CSIRO_AGI_Rlap_v1, whole genome shotgun sequence, one genomic interval encodes:
- the LOC139888459 gene encoding uncharacterized protein, whose protein sequence is MACISNSSFSVCINGEIKGFFKGGRGLRQGDPISPYLFTLVMEVFNLIMKKKIQETQWFKYHYKCKQMALTHICFADDLFVLCHGDDQSVLVVKQVLDEFGKVLGLLPNLNKGTIFFGSVPGDIQHKILQVLPFTVGYHPMKYLGVPLLSKRLSKNDCRGLIDKVKDKVGNWKNKKLSYAGRLQLVASVLAPMQVYWMSAYILPCGVIEEIERLLKGFLWCQSDSAKGKAKVAWYDVCFPKDQGGLGLKNLREWNESLVVKNLWRIITQKDSLWGKWVNIVKLKGKSIWDIQCREGDSWGWKFLMNLRDKVKPHVCLINVNGREDYVWVNNAGKKVNSPQIKSDSINHLFFLCEYSGAVWKIFRDKLLFRGLPNQFSGILQCLAKYPYSNNIWNIMNRIVFAACVYFVWQERNYRIFKYRRRSIDNLVQVIQDYIRLKLVSLKIVFSGSFIWACCFLLGLGYIRPFQMLNLGPVCNCGDAFGDIAANSRRNSFWRLIFPSKLVPASSCFPQLYIAAIDAPQKA, encoded by the exons ATGGCTTGTATTTCCAATTCATCATTTTCTGTATGCATTAATGGTGAGATTAAAGGTTTTTTTAAAGGAGGTAGGGGTCTTAGGCAAGGAGATCCCATATCTCCTTATCTTTTCACTCTTGTTATGGAGGTTTTTAACCTGATTATGAAGAAGAAGATTCAAGAGACACAATGGTTCAAATATCATTATAAATGCAAACAAATGGCTTTGACTCACATATGCTTTGCAGATGATCTCTTTGTTCTATGTCATGGAGATGATCAGTCTGTGTTGGTTGTTAAACAGGTGCTTGATGAGTTTGGAAAAGTATTAGGTTTATTGCCTAATTTGAACAAGGGTACTATCTTTTTTGGTAGTGTTCCTGGTGATATTCAACATAAAATCCTTCAAGTTCTTCCTTTTACAGTGGGTTATCATCCTATGAAATATCTTGGGGTGCCATTGCTATCCAAAAGATTGAGTAAAAATGATTGTAGAGGTCTTATTGACAAAGTTAAAGATAAAGTTGGTAATTGGAAGAATAAAAAATTGTCTTATGCTGGTAGGTTGCAATTAGTAGCATCTGTGTTGGCCCCTATGCAGGTTTATTGGATGTCTGCTTACATCTTACCATGTGGTGTAATTGAGGAGATAGAAAGACTCCTTAAAGGTTTTTTATGGTGCCAAAGTGATTCTGCAAAAGGTAAAGCTAAAGTTGCATGGTATGATGTGTGTTTTCCTAAAGATCAAGGTGGACTGGGTCTTAAAAATCTTAGGGAGTGGAATGAATCTTTAGTTGTTAAAAATTTGTGGAGGATTATTACCCAAAAAGACTCATTGTGGGGCAAATGGGTCAATATAGTCAAGTTAAAAGGAAAAAGTATTTGGGACATTCAGTGTAGAGAAGGTGATAGTTGGGGCTGGAAATTTCTAATGAATTTGAGGGATAAGGTTAAGCCTCATGTATGCTTGATTAATGTGAATGGTAGGGAGGATTATGTTTGGGTTAATAATGCAGGCAAAAAAGTCAATTCTCCTCAAATCAAGTCTG ATTCTATAAACCATCTTTTCTTTCTATGTGAGTATAGTGGTGCTGTATGGAAGATTTTCAGAGATAAATTGTTGTTTAGGGGTCTTCCTAATCAATTTTCTGGGATTCTGCAATGTCTGGCCAAGTATCCATATTCCAATAATATTTGGAATATCATGAACAGAATTGTGTTTGCAGCCTGTGTGTATTTCGTGTGGCAAGAAAGAAATTACAGGATCTTCAAGTATAGAAGAAGATCTATTGATAATTTGGTTCAGGTGATTCAGGATTACATTAGATTGAAGTTGGTTTCTTTAAAG ATTGTGTTTTCGGGTTCCTTTATTTGGGCCTGTTGTTTTCTGTTGGGCTTAGGGTATATCCGGCCTTT TCAAATGTTGAACCTTGGGCCCGTATGCAATTGCGGTGATGCTTTTGGGGACATCGCCGCAAATAGTCGCCGTAACAGTTTTTGGCGATTAATTTTTCCCTCCAAACTAGTTCCCGCTAGTTCCTGTTTCCCGCAATTATACATCGCCGCAATTGATGCGCCGCAAAAAGCCTGA